The region GCCACAGCAGCAACATGGCCCTCGATGCTGACCTTCGGAAAAATCTTTCCAATGTTGCCATTCGCGTCGATCACGACGGTCGTGCGCTCGACGCCATGGTATTTGACGCCGTACATCGTCTTCTCCTTCCAGATGCCGTACGCATCAGCGAGGCGGTGTTCTTCGTCAACCAGCAACGGATACGGCAGTGCATGCTTGGCACGAAACTTCTGGTGTGACTTTGCGCTGTCCGGGCTGACTCCGAAAACCTCTGCGTTCATTTCCCCGAACCGGGGAAGGGCGTCGCGAAAATCGCACGCCTCACGCGTTCAGCCGGAGGTGTTATCCTTGGGATAGAAGAAAAGCACAACCGTGCGACCGCGGAGCGATGCAAGTGAAACGCGCGTCCCGTCATCGGCTTCGAGATCGAAATCCGGTGCGGGCTGAAGTTCCTCAGGGTGCTGCATCAGGATTGTCCTTCAGGAAAGGGTTGGCGGCCTACCAGGTTTTTTCTCGCTGCATCTCGAGCCGAAGCGGATGCTTGCTCTGCCCTTCTGCAACGATGTACGGAAGAACCATCTTCTGCCCCGAAATACTGCCAATGATCGGTTGGGACCGCTTGATCTGCTTGGTCCTGTCGGGAATGAATGTTATCTGGGTGCCGCGTACGGAAAACTTACCCTTGTAAGTCTCATTGAGGAGCGGGCCGGGCCGCACCGCGGTGCGCAGCGTCTTGTGCTGGCGATAATAACGGAACGAGGCAATGAAGCGTCCGTCGGGGCGAAGAGTGACGAGGCCTCCCTCCAGTTTGAACCAATGTTCCCACCCGGCGTTGGACGGAACCCGCTCGATGCGTGGCAGGGAGTGCGCATTGAGTCGGTTGGCGACGAACAGCCCTGTTGGGAGTGCCGACGAGGCGCCCGTTCCGTGTGCCGGAATAAGGAGTGCTGCAAGAAAAACCAGGAAGCGAAGTCGCATTATGTATGAAGACATGGTCGTGGGGTCAGTAGATGCAGTCCGTGTGTTACCCTCCGAAAGCTATCGGGGTTCGCCTGCAGACGAGTCGCTGTGAGCCTACGAAATTGCCGATGCGGTGGGCTCACACCCATGTCAGGCGGCGGTTGGCGTCGCATACCGAGCGTACGTTAATTGTCACGATGCCTGTCACAATCTCGCGCGCGCTTCTCATTGTCAACCCTGCTTCGCGCCGGGGTGGCCGGGTGATTCGCGATGCAAAGCTGGCGTTCGAGAAAGCCGGGGTCGTCTGCGACGCGATGATGACCGAATCGCCCGGCCATGCGGCCGATCTCGCGAAAAGGTTTGCGGCGAAATACGACGCCGTGTTCACACTTGGTGGCGACGGCACGGCGATCGACGTACTTGGCGCCCTGGCGCATTCCGGGCCTCCGGTTGGAATCCTCCCAGGAGGCACTGGCAACATTGTCGCTCGAACGCTGGGGACGTCGATGAACATCGGCCGGGCGGTGAACGCATTGCTTGCCGGTGAGGAGGCCCGCATCGATCTGGGTCGGCTGCACACGGGTAGGCGGTTCGCGATCGGGATGGGGATCGGGCTCGACGCGACGATGATCGAGTATGCGCCGGGTGCACTCAAGCGACGGCTGGGATTCTTTGCGTATGTCGTCTCGGCCAGTCGGGCGTTTGTGAAGCTGGAAAAGTTCGACGTTCGGCTGACAGTCGATGGCGAGGTGATCGAGATGCGGGCGTCGGCCGTAATGATTGCGAATTTCGGGGCGGTGATGAACGATCTCCTTGCCTTCGGGCACGGTATCGAGCGGGACGATGGTTTGCTGGATGCGTGCGTGTATTCGCCGCGAAACCAGCGTGATGCGCTGCGGATTCTGTGGAGGATGGCGCGGAAGAACTTTGCGCCTGACCCGTGTGTCTTCTATAGGAAGGGAAGCTCGTTCCGGATCGAGGCGATTCCGCCAAGAATGGGGCAGGCGGATGGTGAGTTGCTTGGGAATTCGCCGTTTGAGGTGATGGTGGAGCCGCTGGCCGGGCGGGTGTTGGTGCCCAAGCAGTAGCGCGTTATGTTAAGCGGGGCGACTGTGAGAGCGGTCGCTTTTGCTATCGTACTCGGGGCGTAGCGTAGCCCGGTAGCGCGCCTGCTTCGGGAGCAGGAGGTCGCTGGTTCAAATCCAGTCGCCCCGACTTGTATAGATCAGCTCCATCGCCAATCAGGCGGTGGAGCTTTTTGCTGATGCCACATCGATTGCTTGTTCCTAACTCGGTTTGCGGGGTGAAGGAGCAGGCATTTCCAACTACGAACGGGAACCTGCCTCTCTAGCAGCGGCTGCGCGCATTTCCTACTTTCTGACACTCAGTCGCCACGCTGCAGTTGTCATTCAAACCGGGTAACAGATTGGAGACAGCGGGCACAGTCGAACAGCTCAACAGCTCGCTGACTGGACGTTACGCGATCGAGCGCGAGATCGGTCGCGGCGGAATGGCCACCGTCTACCTCGCGCGCGATCTCCGGCATGACAGGCGAGTGGCACTCAAGCTTCTCCTCGCTGAGCTCGGCGCAATCCTTGGCCCTGAGCGATTTCTCAGCGAGATCCGGGTTACCGCAAACCTTCAGCACCCGAATCTGTTGCCGCTGTTCGATTCGGGCGAAGCGGACGGACGTCTCTTCTATGTAATGCCATTCGCTGAAGGCGAGTCACTTCGACATAGATTAGCCCGCGAGAAACAGCTTCCGATCGCCGAAGCGCTCCGCATCGCAACTGCGTGCGCCAGCGCGCTCGATTACGCGCATCGCAACCATGTCATTCACCGCGATCTCAAGCCCGAGAACATTCTCCTCAGCGCGGGGCAGCCGGTAATAGCGGACTTCGGTATCGCCCTCGCCGTTTCCAATGCCGGCGGCGCACGCATCACGCAAAGCGGTCTGTCGCTTGGTACGCCCCAATACATGAGCCCGGAACAAGCAGCCGGAGATCGCGACATAGATGGACGAAGCGACATCTACAGCCTCGCGTGCGTGGTTTACGAGATGTTGACCGGAGATCCACCGCACACCGGAAGCACTGTGCAAGCAGTAATCGCGAAGGTACTAGTCGAGAAGCCACGAAGCGCTCGATCGCAGCGGGAGCGGATACCTGAACACGTTGATGCTGCTATCGAGCGCGCTCTCGCAAAGATTCCTGCAGATCGGTGGGCAACCGCAGGCGAGTTCGGCCAAGCCTTGACCGACCCATCGATGACATCGGCGGCGCACGAGTTGAGCGCGTCGGGAACCTCGCCGAGCTCTTACCCACAGCGTACGAGAACTGCGGCAAGGATCCGCCTCTTTGCGTGGCCTGCAGTGGCGGGAATTGCAGTAATTATGGCAGTCGCTGCCTGGTGGAAACTCTCATCAACTCCAGCCGACAAGCCGATTACGTTCGTCGAGGCCATGCCGCCGAATGCGAAGCTCGCGATCGAGCCAAGCTCGGTCGCTTTCGCTCCAGATGGCGGCTCGATCGTTTACTCGGGGATAGCTGGAGGCAGCAGACGTCTGTATCTAAGGCAGCTTGCTTCGCCGTCCGCACGCGAGCTTCCGGGCACTGACGACGCGATTCTCCCCTTTTTCTCTCCTGACAGCCGATGGATCGCATTCGCTACCGAAGCGGGCGTTCTATTCAAGGTGCCAGTAAGGGGTGGGCCACCGGTTCAGATCGGACGCACGCCTGCGTGGCGCGGCGGTGCATGGAGTTCGAGCGGAGATATTCTTGTCGGCAGCGATAGCGGGCTCTATCGGATCTCTGCCGCGGGAGGTCAGGCCGAAATGCTCACCAAACGCGACATCGCGAAGGGCGAGCAGGGGCACGTGCAACCGATGTTCCTGCCAGACGGACGGACGTTCGCATTCAGAGTCGAAGCCGCAACCTCGCGAGCCGACGATCAGCTCGCCGTGGGTTCGCTGAATGAAAAAGGATATCACCTGCTCGGTGTTCGTGGTGGCAACCCGCTCGGCCTCTTCCGGGGCAGGCTGTTTTATGGTCGCCCCGGAGGCATCATCGCTGCGATCCCATTCGATGCGCGACGGAGGAAGATCAACGGAGAAGCGACAACTATCCTCGAGGAAGTCAGCGTCTTCGCGGGCGCTGCTGCTTCGTTCGCTGCTGACGGCTCACTTGTCTACGTCAAATCGAATAACGCGAGCCAGCTCATCATTACGAACGATCACGCTGTCTCGACGGGAGAGGGCACTCCGCCTCGCCGTTACACTCGCCCTCGTTTTTCGCCGGACGGTCGTCGCGTGGCCGTCGAGATCTCATCCACAGGAACGAATCGTTCGGATATCTGGGCCTATGACATCAAGTCCGGAGTACTTTCGCGTCTCACGTCCCAATCGACGTCGCAATCGCCGGAGTGGACCCCCGATGGAACGCGCCTCGTTTATGTGCGCGGTGGAGAGATCTGGCAGATCCCAGCCGATGGGAGCGGGTCTGAGGAAAGGCTTTTTGCTTCGCGTACTGCGGTGAGGGAGATTGGTTTGTCTCCCGATGGCAAGCTTGCAATTTTTCGTGTTGAGAATCCGCGGACACGGTCAGACGTCTGGCTGTTGCCGCTGGAGGGCGAGACTGCGCAACGAAAGCCATCTCCGCTCCTGACGAGCGCGTTCAATGAACAAGGGGCGCGCATATCACCTGATGGTCGCTGGCTCACCTACGTCTCCGATGAGTCGGGGCGATACGAGGTATATGTGCGACCATTTCCGCGGCTCGGCCCGCGCGCTCAGATATCAGTTAATGGTGGCGCCGAACCTGTCTGGACTGCGAACGGCTCGCGCATTATTTACCGCGCGGCGGGCAAGTTCATGGCCGCAAGCGTGAGTTATGGTTCAGGGATTACCGTAACGATGCGGCACCAGCTGTTCGAAGACGAGTATCAATCTTCGCTCTTCCGCTCCAATTACGACGTCGATCGTACAGGAGAGACTTTTGTGCTGATGAAGCCTGTCGACAAGCCCGAGATCGTTGTGATGCTGGATGGACTGAATGCGTTATTAGCCGCAGGTTCAGACAAGCGTTGAGTAACAGACTTCACCGCGCAACTACAGCAGCTTGTCAGGTGTGATAGGCAGACGACGGTTGCTGCTTGAGGCAGATTGCTAACCCGGGTGTGGTCCCTGATTTGTCTGGGGTTGGACGTGGGCACACCATGATAAAGTTCTAGTCATCCACCCGAACCGACCAGTCACACGCTTTCGCGAAGCGCTGACTCAGCGCGCGTGCGTCGCCTCTACGCAAAGTTTCGCGAAACAGCTCGAGTTCCCGCTGTACTGCGGAAACGGCAGCTTCAATCGCGGGTGCATTGTCGAGCGCGACGGCGGTCCACACGTTCGGTGAGCCGGCTGCGAGGCGAGTGACATCGTGTCCGCCGCGTCCCAGTTGCCGTCGAGTGATCCCCGCGTCGGCGAGCGCCAGAGCAAGGGCAGTCGACACCAGCTGCGGCAGATGGCTCGACCACGCCAGCAAGTCATCGTGAGCGCCCGCGTCGATGACCTCAGGCTTTGCGCCAAGCGACATCCATAGCTGCCTGGCCAAAGCGAATGTCGTCGGCAGGGTGTCTGCGGCGGGACAGAGATAGACAGTGGCGCCTTCGAACAGATCCATGCGAGACGCCGCCCAGCCAGAGCGATGGTCGCCTGAAAATGGGTGCGAACCGACAAACCTCGGCCCCAGTCCCAGCCTCACTGCCGCCGAGACAATGCTGCGCTTGGTGCTTCCGACGTCGGTGACCAACTGCGCGGCTGTCGAGTGCTGCTCAATGCTTCTCAAAACATCAAAAACGGAGTCGCCATAAACCGCAATCACAACGGTCTCGGCGTCGCCGATATCCTCCAGGCCGGGCGACAGCCGACGCGAGACTACTCCTTCCGATATGGCAGCGTCGAGGTGAGACGGATTGGAATCATATCCGAGGACAGGAATCCCCCGTGCCGCGAGGCAGCGCGCGACCGATCCGCCGATCAATCCCAGCCCGATAACGGCGACACTACCAGCGGACTTCATCCTTTCTCCATCTGCTGGGCCCTTCGTGATAGACCCAAAATGTGCCAGAATATCTCGCGCACCGTCTCTTCTGCCAGCCCTGCTTCACGCGCCTGTGTGACAGCGCCGCGAATCACGCTTGCCTCCCGTTGCGGATCGAGGATCGGAAATCCGAGAGCGCGCTTCAGCGTCCCCGTCCGCTGCGCCAGATCCACACGGCTCCGCAGCAGCGCCACAAACTCCCTGTCGATTCGCCCTATCTCCTCGCGGCACTCCTCCAGCTCGGCGAGGGCCGGTGATTCTTCCTCGCCAATCGAGCTCATCACCGCACCAGTTCCCGGGAGGTAGTCCCGGGAAGCGACGCGCTCGGAACGGGTCGGGGGAGCTTGCGGTCGGCGGCGGCGGCAAAGGGTGCGAGACGCGCCATCAGATCGGCGAACGCAGGGAACGTCAGAGACTGATCGCCATCCGAAAGGGCGCGCTCGGGAGCCGGATGCACCTCGACGATCACGCCATCCGCGCCGGCCGCGATCGCTGCGAATGCAAGGGGGGCAACGAGATCTGCATCACCGCCGGCGTGACTTGGATCGACGATGATCGGCAAGTGGCTTTCTCGCTTGAGGATGGGAATGGCGGAGATGTCGAGAGTGTTGCGGGTCGCCGTCTCAAAGGTACGTATGCCGCGCTCGCAAAGGACAACGTCGCCATTTCCGTGCGCCATTATGTATTCGGCCGCCATCAGCAGCTCCGTTATCGTGGCCGAGAGTCCGCGCTTTAGAAGGACCGGCCGCTGTATGCGTCCCAACTCAGCGAGCAGCGCGAAGTTCTGCATGTTGCGCGCCCCCACTTGAAGCATGTCGGCATGCTCGGCTACAACCTCCACGTCGCGGGTGTCGAGGACTTCAGTGACGACAGGCAGCCCGGTCTGCAAGCGCACCTCAGCGAGCATGCGGAGGGCATCGACACCAAGACCCTGAAAGCTGTATGGGGAGCTACGCGGCTTGAACGCCCCGCCGCGCAAAATGGACGCCCCCGCCGCTCGAACGGAAACGGCGGTGTCGCGGAGCATGTCAATATTCTCGACGGAACAAGGCCCGGCGATAATGGCCAGCGCCTTGCCTCCGAACGACGCGCCCGGCCCGACATTGACGATGGTTCTCTCAGCGGCAAAATCGAGAGAGGCAAGCTTGTACGGCCTGAGCACCGGCATCACCGACTCGACTCCAGGCAACGAGCGAAGGGCGATGCCTTCCAGTAACGATTCGTCGCCGATGCAGCCGACTATCGTCCTTCGTTCGCCGCGTGAAAGATGTGTTCGGAGACCGGCTGCCTCAATCCGCTCGCGGATGTGATCGAGCTCGCGCTCGGTGATGTTCGGACGTGTGACGATGATCATTTGACCTTTCCCGGTAGAAACAAAAAAGGCCCGTGAATTTCCACGGACCGTCGAAGTATTGCGTAATGAGAGCTGTTACGAGTCTCCCTCAGTCAAGCGCACGCCTCCGAGCACGGCCCGTGATAGGGGTTTCGTAATAGTAGGAGGCGTAGCATCGACGCAGGCAGGACATGCGCTCACTGTAGCGCTGCACCACCAGTCTTGTCAAGAAGGGCACGGGCCGGATGCTAACGGCGCAACCTAATGAAACGCAGTGCGGATCTCTCATCCGGCCGGGATGCCACACAAAGGCCTATCGCCCGATGCGAGTATCCGGCCGGAACACCGCCCACGCGAACCAGAAGAAATCCCCGTACGGTATCCGCACCAGTCGCCGGCCGCGAAGTGGCCCCGTGAGACCGTTCCCCAAAAGGTCCCAGCGCGTTCCTGTCTCGCGGTCGCGGAAGCCGCCGCCCTGAGCGGACTCGAAGGTGAGCGTACGATTCGCGAGCCTGCGGTCGAACACACCGGTGGCGCCGACGTCGCGTCCGCTCGCCATATCGGTTCTGTCCAGCGCGCTCGCGGTTCCCGGTGCCCAGAAGACTGCAATCGGCCGCCGCGCGATCATGTCGTTTATGACGCGCGCGGATCGTAGCCGCGAGAACGGGTAAGCCACTGCCTCACGCTCCAGTCGCAGAGCGACGACACGCTCCATTGCAGGCAATCGCGCGTCGGTTTTGGACTTGAAGAACGCCGCAAGCGGGGATCCACCAGGAGCATCGTAACCCTTGTACGGATTCGTGCCGTA is a window of Gemmatimonadaceae bacterium DNA encoding:
- a CDS encoding peroxiredoxin, with product MQHPEELQPAPDFDLEADDGTRVSLASLRGRTVVLFFYPKDNTSGUTREACDFRDALPRFGEMNAEVFGVSPDSAKSHQKFRAKHALPYPLLVDEEHRLADAYGIWKEKTMYGVKYHGVERTTVVIDANGNIGKIFPKVSIEGHVAAVAEAVGEVGRDRAGE
- a CDS encoding diacylglycerol kinase family protein is translated as MPVTISRALLIVNPASRRGGRVIRDAKLAFEKAGVVCDAMMTESPGHAADLAKRFAAKYDAVFTLGGDGTAIDVLGALAHSGPPVGILPGGTGNIVARTLGTSMNIGRAVNALLAGEEARIDLGRLHTGRRFAIGMGIGLDATMIEYAPGALKRRLGFFAYVVSASRAFVKLEKFDVRLTVDGEVIEMRASAVMIANFGAVMNDLLAFGHGIERDDGLLDACVYSPRNQRDALRILWRMARKNFAPDPCVFYRKGSSFRIEAIPPRMGQADGELLGNSPFEVMVEPLAGRVLVPKQ
- a CDS encoding protein kinase, which codes for METAGTVEQLNSSLTGRYAIEREIGRGGMATVYLARDLRHDRRVALKLLLAELGAILGPERFLSEIRVTANLQHPNLLPLFDSGEADGRLFYVMPFAEGESLRHRLAREKQLPIAEALRIATACASALDYAHRNHVIHRDLKPENILLSAGQPVIADFGIALAVSNAGGARITQSGLSLGTPQYMSPEQAAGDRDIDGRSDIYSLACVVYEMLTGDPPHTGSTVQAVIAKVLVEKPRSARSQRERIPEHVDAAIERALAKIPADRWATAGEFGQALTDPSMTSAAHELSASGTSPSSYPQRTRTAARIRLFAWPAVAGIAVIMAVAAWWKLSSTPADKPITFVEAMPPNAKLAIEPSSVAFAPDGGSIVYSGIAGGSRRLYLRQLASPSARELPGTDDAILPFFSPDSRWIAFATEAGVLFKVPVRGGPPVQIGRTPAWRGGAWSSSGDILVGSDSGLYRISAAGGQAEMLTKRDIAKGEQGHVQPMFLPDGRTFAFRVEAATSRADDQLAVGSLNEKGYHLLGVRGGNPLGLFRGRLFYGRPGGIIAAIPFDARRRKINGEATTILEEVSVFAGAAASFAADGSLVYVKSNNASQLIITNDHAVSTGEGTPPRRYTRPRFSPDGRRVAVEISSTGTNRSDIWAYDIKSGVLSRLTSQSTSQSPEWTPDGTRLVYVRGGEIWQIPADGSGSEERLFASRTAVREIGLSPDGKLAIFRVENPRTRSDVWLLPLEGETAQRKPSPLLTSAFNEQGARISPDGRWLTYVSDESGRYEVYVRPFPRLGPRAQISVNGGAEPVWTANGSRIIYRAAGKFMAASVSYGSGITVTMRHQLFEDEYQSSLFRSNYDVDRTGETFVLMKPVDKPEIVVMLDGLNALLAAGSDKR
- a CDS encoding prephenate dehydrogenase/arogenate dehydrogenase family protein, coding for MKSAGSVAVIGLGLIGGSVARCLAARGIPVLGYDSNPSHLDAAISEGVVSRRLSPGLEDIGDAETVVIAVYGDSVFDVLRSIEQHSTAAQLVTDVGSTKRSIVSAAVRLGLGPRFVGSHPFSGDHRSGWAASRMDLFEGATVYLCPAADTLPTTFALARQLWMSLGAKPEVIDAGAHDDLLAWSSHLPQLVSTALALALADAGITRRQLGRGGHDVTRLAAGSPNVWTAVALDNAPAIEAAVSAVQRELELFRETLRRGDARALSQRFAKACDWSVRVDD
- a CDS encoding chorismate mutase, translating into MSSIGEEESPALAELEECREEIGRIDREFVALLRSRVDLAQRTGTLKRALGFPILDPQREASVIRGAVTQAREAGLAEETVREIFWHILGLSRRAQQMEKG
- the aroF gene encoding 3-deoxy-7-phosphoheptulonate synthase; the protein is MIIVTRPNITERELDHIRERIEAAGLRTHLSRGERRTIVGCIGDESLLEGIALRSLPGVESVMPVLRPYKLASLDFAAERTIVNVGPGASFGGKALAIIAGPCSVENIDMLRDTAVSVRAAGASILRGGAFKPRSSPYSFQGLGVDALRMLAEVRLQTGLPVVTEVLDTRDVEVVAEHADMLQVGARNMQNFALLAELGRIQRPVLLKRGLSATITELLMAAEYIMAHGNGDVVLCERGIRTFETATRNTLDISAIPILKRESHLPIIVDPSHAGGDADLVAPLAFAAIAAGADGVIVEVHPAPERALSDGDQSLTFPAFADLMARLAPFAAAADRKLPRPVPSASLPGTTSRELVR